One Streptomyces lincolnensis genomic region harbors:
- a CDS encoding LLM class flavin-dependent oxidoreductase has translation MSPQDASGTIGVLLPRDIPHADLIPFAQEADDYGFGELWVVEDLGYRGGLVQAATVLARTRRIRVGVGLLPAAARNVAFAAMEAATLAQLHPGRLDLAVGHGMPDWMRSAGAWPASPLTLLGEYIHTLKTLLAGRPADMDGRYVRLDGLCLDPSVLPEHVPDIFAGVRGPKSLALSGEVADGTLLAEPVSPEYVRHALTSINAQRPHRIATYNITVVDDDPHAALATARPALAPLGDPDWAPHIVPLGFHDELAALRRTSKSAQEFAQAIPEEWAHRLALTGTPDHVRARIQDLFTSGVTTAVLSPVGPDYRSALAGLAKVL, from the coding sequence ATGAGCCCGCAGGATGCGTCCGGCACGATCGGCGTCCTCCTCCCCCGCGACATCCCCCACGCCGACCTCATCCCCTTCGCGCAGGAAGCGGACGACTACGGCTTCGGAGAACTGTGGGTCGTCGAGGACCTCGGCTACCGCGGAGGGCTCGTCCAGGCCGCCACTGTGCTGGCCCGCACCCGCCGCATCCGCGTCGGAGTCGGGCTGCTGCCCGCCGCCGCCCGCAACGTCGCCTTCGCCGCGATGGAAGCGGCCACGCTCGCCCAGCTCCACCCCGGCCGCCTCGACCTCGCGGTCGGACACGGCATGCCCGACTGGATGCGCAGCGCCGGAGCCTGGCCCGCCAGCCCTCTGACGCTGCTCGGCGAGTACATCCACACGCTCAAGACACTGCTGGCAGGCCGACCGGCCGACATGGACGGCCGTTACGTCCGGCTCGACGGACTGTGCCTGGACCCGTCGGTACTGCCCGAGCACGTCCCCGACATCTTCGCCGGAGTTCGCGGACCCAAGTCACTCGCCCTCTCCGGTGAAGTGGCCGACGGCACCCTGCTCGCCGAGCCGGTCTCACCCGAGTACGTCCGCCACGCCCTCACCAGCATCAACGCGCAGCGCCCGCACCGGATCGCCACCTACAACATCACCGTCGTCGACGACGACCCGCACGCCGCCCTCGCCACGGCACGGCCCGCCCTGGCGCCCCTGGGCGATCCCGACTGGGCACCCCACATCGTTCCCCTCGGCTTCCACGACGAACTCGCCGCGCTGCGCCGCACCAGCAAGAGCGCGCAGGAGTTCGCTCAGGCGATACCCGAGGAGTGGGCGCACCGGCTGGCCCTGACGGGCACGCCCGACCACGTCCGTGCCCGCATACAGGACCTCTTCACGTCAGGAGTCACCACCGCCGTCCTCAGTCCCGTCGGGCCCGACTATCGGTCCGCGCTCGCCGGCCTGGCCAAGGTCCTCTGA
- a CDS encoding ribonuclease J, which translates to MSHPHPELKAAPPLPAGGLRVTALGGLGEIGRNMTVFEHAGKLLIVDCGVLFPEENQPGVDVILPDFTSIRDRLDDILGIVLTHGHEDHIGAVPYLLRERRDIPVVGSKLTLAFLEAKLKEHGIRPRTVRVREGDRRGFGPFDCEFVAVNHSIPDSLAVAIRTEAGMVLHTGDFKMDQFPLDDRITDLRAFARLGEEGVDLFLTDSTNAEVPGFTTSERELNPAIEQVMRTAPRRVIVSSFASHVHRIQQVLDAAHQHGRKVAFVGRSMVRNMGIARDLGYLKVPSNLIVTPKELEKLPDHKITLVCTGSQGEPMAALSRMANRDHQIRIGKGDTVLLASSLIPGNENAIYRVINGLTRWGANVVHKGNAKVHVSGHASAGELVYCYNIVRPRNVMPVHGEFRHLRANADLAIRTGVDPDRVVIAEDGVVVDLVDGRASIVGKVPAGNVYVDGMEVGGATEASLKDRVTLAQEGVITVVAIVDADTGALAEAPDFLARGFVHDEATFEPVIPVIEKTLATAAQESVGDAHQLEQLIARAVGNWAFRTHRRRPLIIPVVIDA; encoded by the coding sequence ATGAGCCATCCACACCCAGAACTCAAAGCCGCCCCGCCACTGCCCGCCGGCGGACTGAGGGTGACCGCCCTGGGAGGCCTGGGCGAAATCGGCCGGAACATGACCGTCTTCGAGCATGCCGGCAAACTGCTGATCGTGGACTGCGGTGTGCTGTTCCCGGAGGAGAACCAGCCGGGCGTGGATGTGATCCTGCCCGACTTCACCTCGATCCGGGACCGCCTCGACGACATCCTGGGCATCGTGCTCACCCACGGCCACGAGGACCACATCGGGGCCGTGCCCTATCTGCTGCGGGAGCGCCGGGACATCCCCGTCGTCGGCTCCAAGCTGACCCTCGCCTTCCTGGAGGCCAAGCTCAAGGAGCACGGCATCAGGCCCCGCACGGTGCGCGTGCGCGAGGGCGACCGGCGCGGCTTCGGCCCCTTCGACTGCGAGTTCGTGGCGGTCAACCACTCCATCCCGGACAGCCTCGCCGTCGCGATCCGCACCGAGGCCGGGATGGTGCTGCACACCGGTGACTTCAAGATGGACCAGTTCCCGCTGGACGACCGCATCACCGATCTGCGTGCCTTCGCCCGTCTCGGCGAGGAGGGCGTGGACCTGTTCCTCACCGACTCCACCAACGCCGAGGTCCCCGGCTTCACCACCTCCGAACGCGAACTGAACCCCGCGATCGAACAGGTGATGCGCACCGCGCCAAGGCGGGTCATCGTCTCCAGCTTCGCCAGCCATGTGCACCGCATCCAGCAGGTCCTGGACGCCGCCCACCAGCACGGCCGCAAGGTGGCCTTCGTGGGCCGCTCCATGGTCCGCAACATGGGCATCGCCCGTGACCTGGGCTACCTCAAGGTTCCGTCCAACCTGATCGTGACCCCCAAGGAGCTGGAGAAGCTCCCCGACCACAAGATCACCCTGGTGTGCACCGGCTCCCAGGGCGAACCGATGGCCGCCCTGTCCCGGATGGCCAACCGCGACCACCAGATCCGCATCGGCAAGGGCGACACCGTCCTGCTCGCCAGTTCCCTCATCCCCGGCAACGAGAACGCCATCTACCGGGTGATCAACGGTCTGACCCGGTGGGGCGCCAACGTCGTGCACAAGGGCAACGCCAAGGTGCACGTCTCCGGCCACGCCAGCGCCGGCGAACTCGTCTACTGCTACAACATCGTCCGCCCCCGCAACGTCATGCCCGTCCACGGCGAGTTCCGTCACCTGCGGGCCAACGCCGACCTCGCCATCCGTACCGGCGTCGACCCCGACCGGGTCGTCATCGCCGAGGACGGTGTCGTCGTCGACCTCGTCGACGGCCGCGCCTCCATCGTCGGCAAGGTGCCCGCGGGCAACGTCTACGTGGACGGCATGGAAGTCGGCGGCGCCACCGAAGCGTCCCTCAAGGACCGCGTCACCCTTGCCCAGGAGGGCGTCATCACGGTCGTCGCCATCGTCGACGCCGACACCGGCGCCCTGGCCGAGGCCCCCGACTTCCTGGCCCGCGGCTTCGTCCACGACGAGGCCACCTTCGAGCCGGTGATCCCCGTCATCGAGAAGACGCTGGCCACCGCCGCCCAGGAAAGCGTCGGCGACGCCCACCAGCTCGAACAGCTCATCGCCCGTGCCGTGGGCAACTGGGCGTTCCGCACCCACCGCCGCAGGCCGCTGATCATCCCGGTCGTCATCGACGCCTGA
- a CDS encoding spermidine synthase, giving the protein MSLRFEEIDWQPTPMGEISLRRRRHPGSGEDVYEVKLGDEFLMSSLFTAGEIALTELGLAKLPDTELDVAVGGLGLGYTAQAALDDPRVRSLTVIDALAEVIDWHQRHLVPLGARLTSDARCRLVHGDFFALAADPGGLDPEHPGRRFHAVLLDVDHSPRHVLHPRHAALYEPAGLRALAEHLHPGGVFALWSNDPPDEEFTSALREVFAQAAAHVVDFDNPLQGGTSANTVYLAVVHNSDARY; this is encoded by the coding sequence ATGAGCCTGCGCTTCGAGGAGATCGACTGGCAGCCGACACCGATGGGCGAGATCAGTCTGCGCCGGCGCCGTCACCCGGGCTCGGGCGAGGATGTGTACGAGGTGAAGCTCGGCGACGAGTTCCTGATGTCGAGCCTCTTCACCGCCGGCGAGATCGCGCTCACGGAACTCGGACTGGCGAAGCTGCCGGACACCGAACTGGACGTCGCCGTCGGCGGACTCGGACTCGGCTACACCGCCCAGGCGGCGCTGGACGACCCCCGAGTCCGCTCGCTGACGGTGATCGACGCTCTCGCCGAAGTCATCGACTGGCACCAGCGGCACCTGGTGCCCCTCGGAGCGCGGCTGACGTCGGACGCCCGCTGCCGCCTGGTGCACGGCGACTTCTTCGCGCTGGCCGCCGACCCCGGCGGCCTGGACCCGGAGCATCCCGGCCGCCGCTTCCACGCCGTCCTGCTGGACGTCGACCACTCACCGCGCCATGTCCTGCATCCCCGGCATGCGGCGCTCTACGAGCCTGCCGGGCTCCGTGCCCTCGCCGAACACCTCCACCCCGGCGGGGTGTTCGCCCTGTGGTCGAACGACCCGCCTGACGAGGAGTTCACCTCCGCGCTCAGGGAGGTCTTCGCACAGGCAGCGGCCCATGTCGTCGACTTCGACAACCCTTTGCAGGGCGGCACCTCGGCCAACACCGTCTACCTGGCCGTAGTGCACAACAGTGACGCGCGCTACTGA
- a CDS encoding MFS transporter, whose protein sequence is MTDRAVGRRRQALYLLFFLPGIALSSWVTRTPDVRDQLGLSTGQMGLVLFGLSVGSMIGILCSGRFVSRFGTRPVIALGTLLIVASTVVIGVGSAVQSAPLVTAGLCLFGAGMGGGEVAVNVDGADVERITGTVVLPTLHGCFSLGTVIGGSAGMAATAAAIPVPWHMAVVALAATGMLVHALRSVPGGVGISAAPSAPGPGAARRSGPQVWKDRKLLLIGAIVLAMALAEGAANDWLPLLMVDGHGLDATMGSLVFVGFAAAMTLGRFSGGFFLSRFGRAAVVRASAVSGAVGLLLVIFSDNAAVAATAVLFWGLGASLGFPVALSAAGDSGPDQTARVSLVAVIGYVAFLVGPPALGFLGDHYGLRSAMVVVLVFVASAILIAPAADTRKRTAAVDGAQRTQPSTDPAGQHQGDHS, encoded by the coding sequence TTGACAGACCGCGCCGTAGGCCGACGCCGTCAGGCTTTGTACCTCTTGTTCTTCCTGCCAGGCATCGCCCTGTCGTCCTGGGTCACGCGCACCCCGGATGTCCGCGATCAACTGGGCTTGTCCACCGGACAGATGGGACTGGTCCTGTTCGGTCTGTCCGTGGGTTCCATGATCGGCATTCTGTGTTCCGGACGTTTCGTGTCCCGGTTCGGCACCCGGCCGGTCATCGCGCTCGGCACTCTCCTGATCGTCGCGAGCACGGTCGTCATCGGTGTGGGCAGCGCCGTGCAGTCGGCACCCCTGGTCACCGCGGGACTGTGCCTGTTCGGCGCGGGCATGGGCGGCGGCGAGGTAGCGGTCAATGTGGACGGCGCCGACGTGGAGCGCATCACCGGGACCGTGGTGCTCCCCACGCTGCACGGCTGCTTCAGCCTGGGCACGGTCATCGGGGGTTCGGCCGGCATGGCGGCCACCGCCGCCGCGATCCCCGTCCCCTGGCACATGGCCGTGGTCGCCCTGGCAGCCACGGGGATGCTGGTCCACGCCCTGCGTTCCGTTCCCGGGGGTGTCGGCATCAGCGCCGCGCCGTCGGCACCGGGTCCCGGTGCGGCGCGACGGTCCGGGCCTCAGGTGTGGAAGGACCGGAAGCTGCTGCTGATCGGCGCCATCGTGCTGGCCATGGCGCTGGCCGAGGGCGCCGCCAACGACTGGCTGCCGCTGCTCATGGTCGACGGCCACGGCCTTGACGCCACGATGGGCTCGCTCGTCTTCGTGGGGTTCGCGGCGGCGATGACGCTGGGACGCTTCAGCGGCGGGTTCTTCCTCAGTCGTTTCGGGCGGGCCGCTGTCGTGCGCGCGAGCGCCGTCTCCGGAGCCGTCGGACTTCTCCTGGTCATCTTCTCCGACAACGCTGCCGTAGCGGCAACAGCCGTACTCTTCTGGGGACTTGGGGCCTCCCTCGGTTTCCCCGTGGCCCTGTCGGCGGCGGGCGACTCTGGCCCCGACCAGACCGCCCGCGTCTCACTGGTCGCCGTCATCGGCTACGTCGCCTTCCTCGTGGGGCCCCCGGCCCTGGGGTTCCTGGGCGACCACTACGGGCTGCGCTCGGCCATGGTGGTGGTTCTGGTGTTCGTCGCCTCCGCCATCCTCATCGCTCCCGCCGCCGACACCCGCAAGCGCACCGCCGCGGTGGACGGGGCCCAGCGCACGCAACCCAGCACAGATCCCGCAGGGCAACACCAAGGAGACCACTCATGA